The genomic segment AGCTCGCAAATCTAGGACAGGAATATGGCAGTATGGAGACATTCAATCTGATGATGAGGACAGTGTTCCGGTCAGGAAACCTGGTCGCGGGTAAGTGTTTTTCCAACTTTTATGATCAATGGTTGGTTCCAAAGAGGGGATCAACCTTGTTCAAGATTGTTGCTTACAAAGCATCAAACTTTTTGTAACGTTTagaaattctcttttttttcatataCTTTTTTGGGGTTTATAGATCATAAAGTGACGATGttcttgttatttatttttgtttgacaaAAGAATCTCATAATAAGGTAAGGTGATGTATTAACTTAAGGGGACTTTCATTTGCTTCGctaatgttttaattaaactttGAGCTTCATCCTCTTTTGTATTTTCCTCCAaagttcatcttcttcagataGTTAAATTTAATAAGCGTTATTATAAACTGAGCTTATTAATGTCGTTGGATTCTTATAATCGTTATTATAATTCGAGTTGCATCAATGTTGCTCAGCAAGGTCCAAGTCATGGCCCCAAgtaataatatgattttgtgTCATTGCCAAGGCCATGACATGAGATTATGTTTAATGAAGACGTCCAACGACAATAGTTACAAAAACTGCAACTAAGCAACATAAGAACAATTGAGATGAGATCAGTGAATAGCACTCTCAATGTCGAATAAAGACACTAGAATAAACTTGAATCTTTTTGGACTTTGGAGTAACCAGTTTTGCTTTTATGAGagtaaaaaaacaaagtaaCAGAAACTACAATTTAGCTCTAATCCCAACTTGGTTTTACACCTCAAAAAAGGCTCTACAGCAGAAAAGACAAATTCGACACaagtaaaaatcaaaaataataatttcaacATCTCGAAAACATTCCCTTTTCTTCTGTCATTCTAAAACACCACTTTTCTAATTGTCACGCCTCGGTTGCCTTTTGCGAGGAGCAGCAGCGgtttcttccttcttctctgTCTCGTCTTCACTCTTTGAGCTCTCTCCTACTtctggtttcttcttcttctccacagtTGCTGCCGGCGCCGCCTGTAAACAAAccattttaatttcttttttttttcacttactTCCATATTAAAATGACAGAGGGAATGTTACCTTTTTGCCACCGAAGATAAGTTTGATGAAGAGCGAGAAGAATACTATGACAATGGAGACGAGGACACCAATGGTTAAGTTTGGTTGTTCCTCAGCTTTCTCAATCAGTTcctacaaaacaaaaaccatATTCAATAATCACTTTAGGtcgattcatcatcatcataagttcataacatgAAACAAGTTTTAAACGAGGGGAGAAACTTACTGTGATCTTAGACTTGTAGGCACTTAGGAAAGAAATGTCTGCAACCTTGTTCAAGAGGTCGAACACAACCTTCTGCAAACATCATGCACAGATATAACTGTAAGAATCATAACGAGAAGctatatgttataaaaaaagGTTTAGTTTCTTTACCTGGTAGCTCTTGAGACCATCAGCAGAGCTAGCAGCCTCCTCTTCCgccttttgtttctctttctcaACATCGAACTTCGGCTTCCATGTCGTCTGTCTGTAACTCTCAGCGACCTTCTCGTCTTTCGCTATCAACATGTTGTCAAACAAGATACCGTCTTGCATCGTCCAGATCTCAATACCGATTGCCGCAATGGGTTCGAAGTCAGGTCTGTCCAGCTCAAAGTAGTCAGGGTTAGGGATGTCTCTGGGCTTCCAGATTCCCTTGTAAGCAGGGTTGTCTATCATAGGCGCACTCCATTTGCCCTTGTAAGCAGGATTCTTCTTCATGGGTCTCTTCCATTCACCACAGCCTGGTGCTGCTTCACACTTGGGGTTGTCAATCTTTGGAGCCTCCCACATACCATCTTCCTCATCATCCCAATCTTCAGGTTTGGTCGCCTCTGGGTCATCGACCTCCTCAGGCTCATCATCTAACCATCCTTCGGGTTTCTCGGCTTCCTCGTCTTCGATCTCCATGGGTGCCTCCTCGTCCCAGTCTTCAGGCTTCACGGCGTTAGGATCAGGGATCTTGGCTCTCTCATCCCAGTCTTCTGGTTTCTTGTCTTCAGGGTCAGGGATGGTCTTGGCAGGGATCAACGCAGGCTCAAAGTCCTCCCCAGAGAGTAAAttagccttcttcttctcctctccatCAACCAGAATCCTAACCTCGTTGTCTGGCTTCAAGATAGCGGTGTAGACATGGGAAAGCTTGTCGTAAGGAACAGAGGGAGGGAACTTGAGATGGTGCTCAACGTACTCGCCGCTCTTTGGGTTCTTGTGTTTCAAGATGAAATGAACTTTGTTTGTGGCTCCACACTTGTCAGGCCCAAACATGATAGAGTAAGGAGATTCACTGTCGAACCCTTCAGCTGTCCATCCAGCTTCCTGAGGACGGAGGTACTTCAAGTAAGCACCGCCACACTCAAGCCCCTCCTGGAAACGAACCTCGTACTGAAGAACAATGGTTCCGTCCTTGAGGTTTAGAGGCTCGTCAAGCTCCTTCACTATACCGTACTTACGAGCCTTCTCGCTTACGAGAAGTCCGTAATCATCATGTCCCTCACTCTTCGCATGCTTCCACACACCTGAAACAGATAAAGCGGTCTTAGCAAAGAAGCTTCAACAACATCATGATGTGAGGTGACGAATCTATACTACCACACTAAATCAGCTTTAACTTACAAACATCCATACACATTCTCAATTTGAATCCTCTATATGGTGAGGACAACAACACATTACAACTCACTTCAATAACTCAACTCCGACTCAATCTATACTACCAATAAGTCAGATTTGATTCAAACATCCATCAACATTCTCAATTTGAATCCTCTAAATGGTGAGGGCAACAACACATCACAACTCACTTCAATAACTCAACTCTGAATCATTCTATAGTATCACCAAGTTAGATTTGATTCAAACATCCATCAACATTCTCGATTTGATTCTATTAAGCATGTACATATTCATATACTTGCATATGATAGTTGGTTCAAGACTCTGGAATCTCCGGTTTATTATCTTAATTATGATGTAAACCATTTGGTTATTTCCGGTTTAGTTTGTTAAGGCTGCATACAAGATTTGTAACAAACTTTAAGATCATTAATGAATAAATCAACATTCTTCTTTGAATCAAGAACACTTCAATAACTCCACTCTAAATCATCATAATCCAATCAGATCAGAACCATATACTAACCACAAACGCGTTTCAGAGAGTTTAGCGATATACAATACCTTCGTAATCACCATTCTTCGAAACGATCCAGCGACCATCAAACGCCTCATCGAACGATTCATACAACACCTGAACACAAATCCAACGAACTCAGATCTAAAAAAATCTTCAGATCTACGATAACATTCAGAAACATTTTCCCGAGAAAATCGAAATCTACCGTATTATCGTCGCAGTGGCAAAGGTTCTGGAGCGAGAGGAGAGCTAAGATAAGCAGAAGGCCGGAGAATAGCTGCCGGTCTCTCATCATCGGAAAGGTTCGAGTAGATCggagggagaagagagagagagagagtggaatctattttttttttttcctgaagaTTTTAGTTTCTCTGagtgatttatatatttaaatcccGTAGACTTGGTCGAGTGTGTCGATTTTTGTTGTTTCCACCAATGAGATCGCTCGCCACGTGGTGAGAGCCAATAGATGGAAGCCACGTCATGCGAAAGAGAGGTATCCTACGTGCGCAATTTGTATTGCTACGTAATGTGCATGTTTATTACAGATAGTCTAACGTCAGTATTGGGCTGGGCCTGTAATCAATTTAAAAGTCTCTGGTAGAGTAAGAGTCTTCTAGAAGCAAAAGTAACACATTTATCAGGAACAAAGAACCAAAtcaaactaaactaaaaaatgaggtttggttcggatttagATCATATAATACAAAAACGGATCCTATAACTTGAACCGAAAAACTAAAACCGAACTGGAGCAAACAaaaacccgaatggatacccaaatttctataatataattatatacacttataaatattaactacatttagtttcaaaataataaaataatttgaaatactATTTTCAAAAACTGAATCTCCAAATACATTTTATCCgaaacattttaaattatttgaattatcaaaattttatctaAATTATTGGATAAAATCTAACATTTAgtaaaaaaactgaattttcttacttttaacaaaaattaaccaaaaaaactaaaatcgaACCGCTAACGAATATGATCCAAAAATGACCTCGAATATTATTCGGTTTTTAACTTTGTTATCTAAACTAAACTGAAAAATGAAATAACCGAATCAGAACCAAAGTGAATCCTACACATCTAAAACTGAAGAGAAAGAATCAAACCGGAACCGAATCTAGCGGAGGAGCAAGAGTCTTGTGAGAGTCTCTATTGAGCTGGGCCTACTAATCAATTTGAAAGTCTCTAGCTGAGCAAGAGTCTTCCACATACCATTGACAAAAGAAAACTTTTTACACACGTAAGTCGTAACAACCATTACAGAAATATCACACACTAGTGGAAGAGTACAAGATactttgttattttaatatttggtaTTAGAAAAAGTGGAAAACTATAAAATGTTGAAGAAGAATATCTATAGTTTTACTGTTTAGGTACTAAGTGATTGGTAACCATCTTCCCGGTCCTTTCTCCGGTATACCACGGCGACTATTAGAACCACAACCGCCACCGTCACTGCAAGAAAGGCTAAAAAGCCCAAACTACTCGAATGTGCCTGCAAAGAAATAATGAATACTGACGTTAAGTAAAGTAACACACATGGTAATAACCGGTTTGACCTAAACCGAGATCTGTTACCGGCAGTTTACCTGCAAGAAGCTCTCCGGTCCAGGCAGCTGCTGAGCAACGAGGATGTAAAAGAGTCCCATGACTCCTGTATGACCAATGACATTACTGTAATTGAACTCCAAAGACAGTGTCTCTCCATTAGTCACTTTCACCGGTTCAGGATAACAAGACGACATTCCAACGATGTAACCAGCTTCGCTTCCAGGCTCATCTCCATTGCCATACTTCGGCATCGAGGAGCATATTACCTCACCGTCCTGATCAATCCATAACACTAGAGTCTCAGTTTTTGAGTAAAAAGTTTTTGCATTAGCTTAAAACCTTAGGTTGGGTGTTTATAACCAGACCTGAAATTCGAACTGAGACCAAACCAAGATCCTATCTAAACCATCATAAAAAATACCCAAATAGAGTATAAGAATACTTTCGGACTCGGGTTcaatccaaaccaaactaaaatccGTACTAAAATCCGAAAAATCCACATAAGTTAAtctattaatgtttttttctacaTATGTTACGTTAAgataaatatttagaaattttaaaaaaaattagattttttgtagtttttataGGAATTGCGAATCGTTATTTTGGAATACTTTTAATCAGTTTAGGTAGCTTGACAAGTTTTTAAtcagatttttgattttttttttttgtatattttaaatatgtttttgtcaatttcattaattttatttccAGATTTAAGTACGATTTTTAGACAAtggttataatttgatttgaaTCAAACACATACGAAATCGAATCAAACCCGATCCAAAAACTAGTAAAATATGAATAAGACCATTGTGCATGATACCGAAAATCCAAAACAAACCCCTAACAAGACACCAAACGTCCGGGCCTGTTAAAAACTAACCTCTCGGTACAGAGCTGCACCGATACCACCTGCGTGCTGGTGAGCTACTCCATAGACAATATACCCGTTAAACGGCATCATTAAGCTCTTTTTCTTAACATCGACACACCCATCACCCTTAGTTTTGCACGGTTTCACGTCATATTCCACctgaaaagaaaacaattaatacACCTTAGCTAACGTTAAAAGCATTAATAAGCAGAGATGTGAAAAGTCTTTACTGACATGACAAAAATGTTCTTGGTTATCTCCTGTTGATCCTTCTGACCGTTCCCAAGAATCCGTTACATCGAGAATATAAACCTTAGCCGGCAACAAAACCGAGCTGTCCCAATCAACCCATCTCACAGTATACTTAAGATACACAgttcttgttttgtttccacTGTCGAATCCGTTTCTTAACCGACATTGAGTCTTATCGTAGCAGCAGTCTTGACCTCCTTTGTATCCAGGTTCTAAAGCTCGACCGTACTCATCAACCGTTACATTATAAAGACCACACCGACACTCGGTGCATCCTTGTTTATCCACAACCCCTCTAGTGTCAATAGCGTGAATATTTAGAAGCCATTTGAACTCATACCCATCAGGTACTTTCTCCGGGTTACCGATCTCGATCGCGTAAGGATCAGGAACATACGTCGAAGTCTTGCGTGTTTCTGATCCTAACCCAAAGTATTGTCTAACTCTGTTCCTACACAACCCTCCGTTACTAACGAGAATATAATCAGGGCTCGAACCAAGGTTCCTAGGCGTGTCTAGGTGCGAAAGGTTGAGACCTTTACGCACGTAGTAAGGGTGCACAACCCAGTGGTGGAGATATGTCTCGTGTAACGGGACGGGGTTACCGTCTTGGTCGACTACTTCGGCGTCGAAACCTTTGAGGCCGATGTGGCCTCTAGGGAAATCGATGTCGAACAGGTAAGGGTCTGCGACTGATCCTGGAGTCATGACTTGTTTTGGTGATAGGAAACTTGCGGACTTGATGTTAATGCTGTGGCTAGGCGATATGCTTAACGCgaccagaagaagaagtaaggacGAGATGATCAGGTAACAACGAGCCATTTTGTCCTGTTTCGATATCGTTATAGAGAGGTAATAAATGAAGTAAAACTGATAAAATACGTAATCATGAAATTAACATCTCAAACTCTTAACCTAGTTTTGTTTGAAATAAAACTGTGAACACAACAAACCCACTTGAAAGTTTGAAACCTGATTTAACTACAAGATGTCAAGTTACAAAAACGAATAATCTAACATAATCTTTTTTTAAGTTCGTTGGGACGGGTCAACCTGAGATATTGAGAAGGAGAGAGTTATACACGGTTTAAGAAGAATTTCCATATTTTGAacctatacattttttttttacaaatttgaaagcctatatatatatatatatatatatatatatatatatatatatatatatatatatatatatatatattttcaaaaaaaatttggaggtTTGAAGCAAATGTTTCATCGAGGTTGATCCAGGACCGGATCTGAAATTTAAggagatataaatattttttctaaaactttaattaaaaattgCAATTTTGGAGCTTATCACTATATAAAAACCTGCATAAATTTTGGAGGCCAAAACTAATGTTTCACACGGTTATTCTTAATCTGAAGCTCATACATAAATGGACGCAGAGATGTTAGATAAGTTCCTGATTCGAACATATCTAGTACTACGTAACTGTCTTCCCTATCAACAAAAAAACACCATTACAAAAGACAGAAAGCTAGGGAGTGAGAGATTTACGTGTGCTCGAACGGAAAATTCTCAGAACCAACTTTCTTCGATTCGGTGTGTTGAAGAAAACTAAAGTCTTTTGTCTTGGATGTTACTGTAATGAAGTGTCCCACGAGGAACATTTCgagagatatatattttttatgggAAATGCGGTGCTCTCATATAACCCGAAGAGACGTAGGACACTAGCTTCCGATGTGTAGCCAATGACATCATCGCTCTcgtcaaaaaaaatatattaattaactaTTTTCTGAGATGACCGAtggttttgtaaaataaaatcatactGAAAGTTGAATGTTCTATTCAGAAGCTGTCATGTAAACAAACCACAAGGGACACGTCTTTActagaaaaagaaaacttttatttctttcaaatGTCTTTCACTCTTCAACTTTTCTGTTGTTAGTAGTTACGTTAAGTTAAATGAAGCAGGTCATTTCTATCTTCCATATGCTTTTATTCTAATCAAGGAAAAAAACAGCGATTTGgaattttgtataaataagGAAAGTTCTCTTTGATATTTTTCCCACTGATTAGTTGATGTAGTTCAGTACAAATTGAATTTGATTCCATCCACACACACTATCTATCGGTTTAAGTGACCGACTTTAATAAAGATTAGAAGCTGCAGTTGGATAAGAAATGAAGTTTCCATACAACGACGTCTTTTGTTGCATACTTCCAAGACGCTTACACTGATCACGACCACACCAACATACACATCGGTCACAGACCTAACCATCCATTCGTCTCTAGAAGATTATGACGTGCTTTTGAGCACTAACGTCATCTAATCGTACCTTGATCGGGAAATGTATGAGTCGGCCCGTGAAGAATTGTGAAACTCTAAACCCACTAAGGCCCAGTGTATACATGCGTCGTAAGTTAACTTCATTCTTGTGAggtcaattaatttataatttaattgctTTTTCATTTCCTTTTTTGTAGTTTAGGTAAGGTTCAAAGTACTTCAAATATTAGCTGTATATtaaatcattttcaaaattttatttaagaatgATATAATATTGGAAAATAGGGTAGTAATAGGGGGTTTTGAACACATTATTAACCTTTTGAGGATTCGCTCATTCTAAAACTCCCAACAGTTAAATAACAGTGGTAAGAACAGTATTAGAGTCGCAAGTCGAAATGATGAACATGATGCCatacaattaataataactaggttaagatccgcgcacGCGGAATGaacgttatatatataaattattttatatattatatgtttctgatctattataaaataataaatatatattaaataattaaaaaatcagtaaTTATTACCTATATAATTAagttggtgcgaacatataaataaattttattaatccaaaagaatatttttttctatttgatatggtatataattaaatttaaatgataataacatatatatatatatcaaaatgatgctttttgctcatattttttttatcatttgtatctgttatagcaaaaaatttaaattactgataacaaattttttactgtgggattaatagtttatgtaatttataatatttttaaaaattattttgtcaatattttttcaaaaaaaaattgttaaaagtaaatttcaaaattaagatatttatttattttcttatatgacatataatttaatatacatatacatatatatatatatttatatatattttatttttaatatttattaaatgacactttcaacttatatgattttttaattatttgtatcatgtcataacaaaaagtttaaaccatagatcacaaaatttgaatgtgaaacttttaatggttttagtaatttatactcgtttttaaaaattcaaaatataacatataaataatttttttaatttttattaaatggttactatgattgttttatttattttaatagtttaaaattaaacaaatataatataatatacacttatttttatcaaatctttattattcaaagtcattaattgtcatatatactttagccatattaggtaattctttaattttatttatggaaataatgaagcacattaataatgtatttatggttagtttaataaaaagtttattatatatttagatggaccaacctatttctctaatgattctaagaatcattctagtgatgacatgtgactacaaaaaatgttgtaatgcttcttaaataatatataggggataacaaatacatataaaataatgtacTAATGCTGCAGATAAACAAATAAAGAAGATGAGTACATTAAcatctttattattaatttattatgtaaGTCtaggaaaattaaaatttcaaatcacatattaagtcatttttcatttttttttttaaattaaggcGAGTATAATATTGGAAAATAGGGTTGTAATAGGGGCTTTAGAACACACTGTTCAATATTTTCAGGATTCTAAAACTCCAACAGTTAACGAACAGAGTAAAAACAGTATTAGAGTCGCAAGTCGCAATGATGATCATGATAATATATCATAATTATAATAACAGTACACATGTAATGTCGTACTAATGCTGCAAATTAACttaaattaatttgaaaatgagagaaaagacaaagaaaaggtAAAAGAGGAAACTGAGGAACTGATGAGAAGGAGAGAGGAGGATGCTAGGGCTGTGAGAGAGACAGTCAAATAAAACAGACTGAGCTTTTAAGATGGCAGATTCTCAGAACTCCGACTTGACCTGTCGTTTCCTCATTGGCTACCTTTCCACGTTAAAGTTTTCTTATCGGCTCAAACGGCTTTGTTTCTTGCGATCACTGTTTATTGACAAGGCTTACTTAACTAggattgttcttttttttcccAACTGAGTTTTCATTGATAACTTTGTTAAACACACAAAGAGGAATACAAATGCCGGCGGAAAACATGAATATCCCCGGAAACCAAGTCTACACAAGGGAATCAAAAGTCCAAGAGACAGACCACTAATAAACGAAGCTTTAAGCTACAAACTAAATTCTTTCAACTAAAACTTAACCTATGAAGAGAAAATAGAAACCATACTTAATTGTCTTACGAGTAGCCGGATGTCTCGCCACACAGAGAGCAAGAGAGCATAAAAAGTAGAAGTTCTTCATGAAGAGCAAAAACCATCATCTGAACCACCCGTTCACGATGACCACACACACCACACACCACCACTAAGACGAAGCCAAGacataaaacaagaagaaacaaacaCCCGGAAGAGCTGTCATCTCAACCACGCCTTCATCTGAACACTACAAAGCCTCAACCTCTTTCTATTGCTTCAACACCTAGAAGCCACCTAGGAAATCCAGAGACCAAGAGAGACCAGAAGTAACTTATTCGAAGGGCAGGAGAAGGACGTCTTTGAACCTGAGAGACCAGGGGTGACTTGAAACCAACTCTTCTTCACGACACTAACCTTCAGTAGCTCTCCACATACCACTACTACTCTGCTTCACCGTTGCTGGAACAAAGACAAATTAAGCCATTCTCTACACTCCATGACAGATTAGTCTAAGATGAACTCAGAAGATTAGCAAAGACACTGCAAACTACACAAGACCTTGATCACGACCAACTATGAAGGCGAGAGAGATTCCAAAACCCATTATAGGATAGATACAGCTCAAACCAGAAAGAGCAAAGGGAACAAACTCTTTAAGCACAAGGCCAGCGAGAAGACAAGTAGATCTAGGAGTTCAAAGAAGAAGCAAACTCTGATGCTGGCGAGAAATAACCAGCACACGTCATCAACATCTAGAAAATACCTGACTTTAGCGACCTGACTCTGAAAATAAACTTCACGCGCCACCACGCTCCTCCACGCCGGAGTCTTCACATCCATCAAATCAGTCGAATCCTCCCCACGCCTTCAGAGAACAACACGAGCAAACAACAATAGAGCAACGAAACGCGACTCCGGTGCTGTGAGAGCCACCGGAATCGACCACCGTCAAAACCTAGATCTACTTCCTCTCACCTTCGTCTCTCTagagaacaaagagaagagagTTTTACTTAACTAGGATTGTTcacttcaataaaaaaaaaagttccggTTTTAATGTAATTTAACGTTTTTTGTGACGACCACGAAGCTTTTTTGGGTCAGATGTTCTAACAAGAGCAAGATATGTTTCGCTTActatgatattatatatttttgttctaatttttttatgaatctgTTTTTGAAAGGTTTTTCTTCAAAAAGTTCAATATTAAGTATAATTAGACCCAACCTATATATTAgtctttttttggttttatatccGAAATGAAATTGGgattacttatttattataatagtaATAATTTTCGTTTGtaatagttttagtttttgtagGGTCGCATACATTTTGCTTGGGGGTGTCTTCAACTAAATTTGATGGGAATTTTAATTAACGGTATATTCAACTAGTCTAACATATATATGCTATTTACTGAGCCTGAATTTTATGGGAACAAGTTAGTCTTCAAATGTAGAACAGTTATACGTTTGGAACGTGTGCTATCCATCATCAAATGAAGTTAGTCTTCATACTGATGATGCCAAAAGAATAGCTCACCCAAAAAATTAGTAGTAAAGCAATTAAACAACAAGTTAGaacttagcaaaaaaaaaacaacaagttAGATGTTTATTTCTATAacattaatgtattttatcggtttgagaatttttttaataagatattTTTGCTTTTTTACCTAGAAaagattgacaaaaaaaaaatagaaacgaaAATTTATGTTCAGGACAGGTGTAATAATAGATCAGGGAGATGACAACACGTAATGATCGTAGAAGAGATTAGACCCCAAAGTTCATGGGATTAGATAGACTGAAACACTCCTGactcctccttttgaggttttcactttgcatttattaatctttgttctctaaatgcaaatcAATTCCCTGTAAATCTATAAATACTCAGAATTTATTATTGCACagcagaaaaaaaattaaattcctATTTTTGCTATAAATTAACAATCTCATTTAATGTCCACGAGATTCGCGTTCAGACAATGCTGATATTTCTTATCacacaaaaattattttcattataaatttatcagaaCTTATACCATAACTTAAAAAGACGTACTCAGTAGCCTATGTGGATAACTTATTCGTTTGAGTTATGTAAAGGACACTACAGAGAAATATATACATTTCTCCAGCTGCTGCAAAGAGTTTCGTTCAAATTATAACGGTCTACACCATATTGCCCGATTCAAAGAGACAATTACAGaagtaaaactattaaaaacgtaagagataaatttaaaaataaaaatgtattaataaAAAGAAGAGAACACAATAAAAACCCTAATCATTTTATAACTTAACGTGTCAAATGACAAAGGGTCATAATCAGTATACAGAGAAAAAAGAATGTCgatgaaagataaaaaaagCTTGACTTGTTTAGTCACAACTGTCAATTTTCCAGCAAGACACATATCTTCTTTATATAATACTTACATATACATACGTACTTTATTGCAATAaacagatatataaaataagaatatttcaaaaagttttaatttattttctagatTCTTTACTGTTGTATATATAGAAGCTGCTCGAATGGTCATTTTAACAATAAAGCAACCTCCtcaaaaaaagagtaaagaaaGAGAATATGGATCCTGAAGGTTTCACGAGTGGCTTATTCCGATGGAACCCAACGAGAGCAATGGTTCAACAACCACCACCTCCGGTTCCTCCTCCACCGCAGCAACAACCACCCGCAACACCGCAGACGGCAGCGTTTGGAATGAGACTAGGTGGGTTGGAGGGTTTGTTCGGTCCTTACGGTGTACGTTTTTACACGGCGGCGAAGATAGCCGAGCTTGGTTTCACGGCGAGCACGCTTGTGGGCATGAAGGACGAGGAGCTTGAGGATATGATGAATAGCCTCTCTCATATCTTTCGTTGGGAGCTCCTCGTGGGTGAACGGTACGGTGTCAAAGCCGCCGTGAGAGCTGAACGGAGACGGTTGctagaagaggaagaggaggagtcTTCTAGACGCCGTCATTTGCTACTCTCCGCCGCAGGTGATTCCGGCACTCATCACGCTCTTGATGCTCTCTCTCAAGAAGGTACAACattgaatatataaataaacagaTATACATTCCCCACGTTTTATATGTGTATGATAAGGTTGAGAGCAACATAATTTTCTGATAATGCTTtcgtttaaaatattaataccAA from the Brassica napus cultivar Da-Ae unplaced genomic scaffold, Da-Ae ScsIHWf_3038;HRSCAF=3832, whole genome shotgun sequence genome contains:
- the LOC106431701 gene encoding calnexin homolog 1-like, translated to MMRDRQLFSGLLLILALLSLQNLCHCDDNTVLYESFDEAFDGRWIVSKNGDYEGVWKHAKSEGHDDYGLLVSEKARKYGIVKELDEPLNLKDGTIVLQYEVRFQEGLECGGAYLKYLRPQEAGWTAEGFDSESPYSIMFGPDKCGATNKVHFILKHKNPKSGEYVEHHLKFPPSVPYDKLSHVYTAILKPDNEVRILVDGEEKKKANLLSGEDFEPALIPAKTIPDPEDKKPEDWDERAKIPDPNAVKPEDWDEEAPMEIEDEEAEKPEGWLDDEPEEVDDPEATKPEDWDDEEDGMWEAPKIDNPKCEAAPGCGEWKRPMKKNPAYKGKWSAPMIDNPAYKGIWKPRDIPNPDYFELDRPDFEPIAAIGIEIWTMQDGILFDNMLIAKDEKVAESYRQTTWKPKFDVEKEKQKAEEEAASSADGLKSYQKVVFDLLNKVADISFLSAYKSKITELIEKAEEQPNLTIGVLVSIVIVFFSLFIKLIFGGKKAAPAATVEKKKKPEVGESSKSEDETEKKEETAAAPRKRQPRRDN
- the LOC106431703 gene encoding uncharacterized protein LOC106431703, encoding MARCYLIISSLLLLLVALSISPSHSINIKSASFLSPKQVMTPGSVADPYLFDIDFPRGHIGLKGFDAEVVDQDGNPVPLHETYLHHWVVHPYYVRKGLNLSHLDTPRNLGSSPDYILVSNGGLCRNRVRQYFGLGSETRKTSTYVPDPYAIEIGNPEKVPDGYEFKWLLNIHAIDTRGVVDKQGCTECRCGLYNVTVDEYGRALEPGYKGGQDCCYDKTQCRLRNGFDSGNKTRTVYLKYTVRWVDWDSSVLLPAKVYILDVTDSWERSEGSTGDNQEHFCHVEYDVKPCKTKGDGCVDVKKKSLMMPFNGYIVYGVAHQHAGGIGAALYREDGEVICSSMPKYGNGDEPGSEAGYIVGMSSCYPEPVKVTNGETLSLEFNYSNVIGHTGVMGLFYILVAQQLPGPESFLQAHSSSLGFLAFLAVTVAVVVLIVAVVYRRKDREDGYQSLST